A genomic segment from Bosea sp. OAE506 encodes:
- a CDS encoding F0F1 ATP synthase subunit C: MDPVAAKYIGAGLASLGMGLAAIGVGTIFGNFLSGALRNPSAADGQFPRAFIGAALAEGLGIFAFVVALVLLFVV; the protein is encoded by the coding sequence ATGGATCCCGTTGCAGCCAAGTACATCGGCGCTGGCCTCGCCTCGCTCGGCATGGGCCTCGCCGCCATCGGCGTCGGCACCATCTTCGGCAACTTCCTCTCGGGCGCGCTGCGCAACCCCTCGGCGGCCGACGGCCAGTTCCCGCGCGCCTTCATCGGCGCGGCGCTCGCCGAAGGTCTGGGCATTTTTGCCTTCGTCGTGGCGCTCGTCCTGCTCTTCGTGGTCTGA
- a CDS encoding F0F1 ATP synthase subunit B' codes for MLTATLVAGAAQAATPPLSGEKAAFPPFDVATFAGQLFWLAITFGALYWLMSTIALPRVGAILEERASTIARDLDNASKMQAKAEETALAYEAALTEARKNAQGIAQASREAGAKASEERRHAVEADLAAKLAQAEETIAASKASAMSAVRGLGSDVAVAIVTKLTGKAPSATEASEAVDQVLARG; via the coding sequence GTGCTGACCGCCACGCTGGTGGCCGGGGCAGCCCAGGCCGCGACACCGCCCCTGAGCGGCGAAAAGGCCGCCTTCCCTCCCTTCGACGTCGCGACCTTCGCGGGTCAGCTGTTCTGGCTCGCCATCACCTTCGGCGCGCTCTACTGGCTGATGTCGACCATCGCCCTGCCCCGCGTCGGCGCGATTCTCGAGGAGCGTGCGAGCACCATCGCCCGCGATCTCGACAATGCTTCCAAGATGCAGGCCAAGGCCGAGGAAACGGCGCTTGCCTATGAGGCGGCCCTGACCGAAGCGCGCAAGAACGCCCAGGGCATCGCCCAGGCTTCGCGCGAAGCAGGTGCCAAGGCTTCCGAAGAGCGCCGCCATGCCGTCGAGGCCGATCTCGCGGCCAAGCTGGCGCAGGCGGAAGAGACCATCGCGGCCAGCAAGGCCTCGGCCATGAGCGCTGTGCGCGGCCTCGGCAGCGACGTTGCCGTGGCGATCGTCACCAAGCTGACCGGCAAGGCCCCGAGCGCCACCGAGGCGTCCGAGGCGGTCGATCAGGTTCTGGCGCGCGGCTGA
- a CDS encoding ATP F0F1 synthase subunit B (Produces ATP from ADP in the presence of a proton gradient across the membrane. Subunit B is part of the membrane proton channel.) yields the protein MDTLWVGVAFVIFIAILAYFGVPKAIVSALDSRGEKVAQELAEARRLRVEAEKLLAEYEAKRKAAESEAASIVAAANEEAKRLATEAEAKLNDFVTRRTKSAEEKIALAESQAEAEVRAAAAEAATKAAELIIRSQVGGSTGDALFAAGLGEVKAKLN from the coding sequence ATGGATACTCTCTGGGTCGGCGTCGCCTTCGTCATCTTCATCGCCATCCTCGCCTATTTCGGCGTGCCGAAGGCGATCGTCTCGGCGCTCGATTCGCGCGGCGAGAAGGTCGCCCAGGAGCTCGCCGAGGCGCGCCGCCTGCGCGTTGAGGCCGAGAAGCTGCTCGCCGAGTACGAGGCAAAGCGCAAGGCTGCCGAATCGGAGGCCGCGAGCATCGTCGCCGCCGCCAATGAGGAGGCCAAGCGTCTCGCCACCGAGGCCGAAGCCAAGCTGAACGACTTCGTCACCCGCCGCACCAAGTCGGCGGAGGAGAAGATCGCTCTCGCCGAGAGCCAGGCCGAGGCCGAGGTTCGCGCCGCGGCTGCGGAGGCTGCGACCAAGGCCGCCGAGCTGATCATCCGCTCGCAGGTGGGCGGCAGCACGGGCGACGCGCTGTTCGCCGCCGGGCTGGGCGAGGTCAAGGCCAAGCTCAACTGA
- a CDS encoding L,D-transpeptidase family protein has translation MSVRFVKASVAALALLLGGWGARANEPSYGPNTYDRTLEALIAHEDIAGRGGWPKVPAGITALKPDAQGPEIAALKQRLLMSGDLAPDALPGDLYDANVVAAVKRFQIRHGLSDLGTVGRLTLKAMNTPVEVRLNQLTATLERLKGNGFSFAERYVVVNIPGASVEAVENGIVQRKHLAIVGRPDRPSPVLQANITSVNLNPTWTVPTSIVKADIIPHMRKDSGFLAKSHMRLLGAENREIDPATVNWASLTAPYFTVRQDPGPDNSLGQMKIDMPNTEAVYLHDTPKKSLFRNDVRFNSSGCARVEGVRDLGAWLLEGTEWTPAAIEAEIAKGERKNIPLKKAVPVAWVYLTGWQGADGMVQFREDIYGLDTPQGIVTSTIQRRKPKAKLIGNGEPKPAARLPAKTAAN, from the coding sequence ATGTCGGTGCGTTTCGTCAAAGCTTCCGTCGCCGCCCTGGCGCTTCTGCTGGGTGGCTGGGGCGCGCGGGCCAACGAGCCCAGCTACGGCCCCAACACCTATGATCGCACCCTCGAGGCGCTCATCGCGCATGAGGACATCGCGGGACGTGGCGGTTGGCCCAAGGTGCCGGCAGGCATCACCGCGCTGAAACCCGACGCCCAGGGGCCGGAGATCGCGGCGCTCAAGCAGCGGCTGCTGATGAGCGGCGATCTGGCGCCCGATGCCCTCCCAGGCGATCTCTACGATGCGAATGTCGTGGCCGCCGTGAAGCGCTTCCAGATCCGCCACGGCCTGTCGGACCTCGGCACCGTCGGCCGGCTCACGCTGAAGGCGATGAACACGCCGGTCGAGGTCCGCCTCAACCAGCTCACCGCCACGCTGGAGCGGCTGAAGGGCAACGGCTTCTCCTTCGCGGAGCGCTATGTCGTGGTCAACATTCCCGGTGCCAGCGTCGAGGCGGTCGAGAACGGCATCGTCCAGCGCAAGCATCTCGCCATCGTCGGCCGGCCGGACCGGCCCTCGCCGGTGCTGCAGGCCAACATCACCTCGGTCAATCTCAACCCGACCTGGACGGTGCCGACCTCAATCGTGAAAGCGGACATCATCCCGCATATGCGCAAGGATTCCGGCTTCCTCGCGAAGTCGCATATGCGTCTGCTCGGAGCCGAGAACCGCGAGATCGATCCCGCCACCGTCAACTGGGCCAGCCTGACTGCTCCCTATTTCACCGTGCGGCAGGACCCCGGCCCCGACAATTCGCTCGGCCAGATGAAGATCGACATGCCCAACACCGAGGCTGTCTATCTCCACGACACGCCGAAGAAGTCCCTCTTCCGCAACGACGTCCGCTTCAACTCCTCGGGCTGCGCCCGCGTCGAGGGCGTGCGCGATCTCGGCGCCTGGCTGCTCGAAGGCACCGAGTGGACGCCGGCCGCGATCGAGGCCGAGATCGCCAAGGGCGAGCGCAAGAACATACCCCTGAAGAAGGCCGTTCCCGTCGCCTGGGTCTATCTTACGGGCTGGCAGGGCGCCGACGGCATGGTCCAGTTCCGCGAGGACATCTACGGGCTGGATACGCCGCAGGGGATCGTCACCTCGACGATCCAGCGCCGCAAGCCGAAGGCGAAGCTGATCGGCAATGGCGAACCCAAGCCGGCAGCGCGCCTTCCCGCCAAGACGGCTGCCAACTGA
- the gcvPB gene encoding aminomethyl-transferring glycine dehydrogenase subunit GcvPB yields MLNRQGRPTQGTVSAHEPHATFTGNRALQQIEPLIFEIGHPETTGVDIDAPAPFKSRLGAHARKGEIGLPGLSEPEAMRHYVRLSQKNYGIDTGLFPLGSCTMKHNARLNEKTARMPGFSDVHPLQPVSTVPGALEVMLELSRYLMTLTGMPAVALSPKAGAHGEACGMMAIKAAIAAKGEGATRNVVLVPESAHGTNPATAALIGFSVRSVPARPDGTVAVEDVKALLGPDIAAIMLTNPNTCGIFEPQIVEIAAAMHEAGAYFYCDGANFNAIVGKARPGDLGVDAMHINLHKTFSTPHGGGGPGSGPVVLSERLAPFAPVPFIHVEGGSARLVENAADAPEGNQPFGRMTAFHGQMGMYVRALTYMLSHGSDGMKQASEDAVLNANYIRAGLSDLMSLPFPDHPSMHEALFDDEWLKGTGVTTLDFAKAMIDEGYHPMTVYFPLVVHGAMLIEPTESESKASLDLFIATLRDLAMAAKGNDKERFTGAPHHAPLRRLDETRAARQPVLKWVPPAPLAEAAE; encoded by the coding sequence ATGCTGAACCGTCAGGGACGTCCCACCCAGGGCACCGTGTCCGCCCATGAGCCGCACGCGACTTTCACCGGCAACCGCGCGCTGCAGCAGATCGAGCCGCTGATCTTCGAGATCGGCCATCCTGAAACCACCGGCGTCGACATCGACGCGCCGGCTCCGTTCAAGTCGCGCCTCGGCGCTCATGCCCGCAAGGGCGAGATCGGCCTGCCCGGCCTCTCAGAGCCCGAGGCGATGCGCCACTATGTGCGCCTCAGCCAGAAGAACTACGGCATCGACACCGGGCTGTTCCCGCTCGGTTCCTGCACGATGAAGCACAATGCCCGCCTCAACGAGAAGACGGCGCGCATGCCCGGCTTCTCCGACGTGCACCCGCTCCAGCCGGTCTCGACCGTGCCGGGCGCGCTCGAGGTGATGCTCGAGCTCTCGCGCTATCTGATGACGCTGACCGGCATGCCGGCCGTGGCGCTGTCGCCGAAGGCCGGCGCCCATGGCGAGGCCTGTGGCATGATGGCGATCAAGGCCGCCATCGCCGCCAAGGGCGAGGGCGCGACGCGCAATGTCGTGCTCGTCCCCGAATCGGCGCATGGCACCAACCCGGCGACCGCGGCCCTGATCGGTTTCTCGGTGCGCTCGGTTCCCGCGCGGCCCGACGGCACGGTGGCGGTCGAGGACGTCAAGGCGCTGCTCGGCCCCGACATCGCCGCGATCATGCTGACCAACCCCAACACCTGCGGCATCTTCGAGCCGCAGATCGTCGAGATCGCCGCCGCGATGCATGAGGCCGGCGCGTATTTCTACTGCGACGGCGCCAACTTCAACGCCATCGTCGGCAAGGCGAGGCCGGGTGATCTCGGCGTCGACGCCATGCACATCAACCTGCACAAGACCTTCTCGACGCCCCATGGTGGCGGCGGCCCGGGCTCGGGCCCGGTCGTGCTGTCGGAGCGGCTGGCGCCCTTCGCGCCAGTGCCCTTCATCCATGTCGAGGGCGGTTCGGCCCGCCTCGTCGAGAACGCCGCCGACGCACCGGAAGGCAACCAGCCCTTCGGCCGCATGACCGCCTTCCATGGCCAGATGGGCATGTATGTCCGCGCGCTCACCTACATGCTCAGCCATGGTTCGGACGGCATGAAGCAGGCCTCCGAGGATGCGGTGCTGAACGCCAACTACATCCGCGCCGGCCTGTCGGACCTGATGTCGCTGCCGTTCCCGGATCACCCCTCGATGCACGAGGCGCTGTTCGACGATGAGTGGCTGAAGGGCACCGGGGTTACCACGCTCGATTTCGCCAAGGCGATGATCGACGAGGGCTATCATCCGATGACGGTGTATTTCCCGCTCGTCGTCCACGGCGCCATGCTGATCGAGCCGACCGAGTCGGAATCCAAGGCCTCGCTCGACCTCTTCATCGCGACGCTGCGCGACCTCGCCATGGCCGCCAAGGGCAACGACAAGGAGCGCTTCACCGGCGCCCCGCACCATGCCCCGCTGCGCCGCCTCGACGAGACCCGTGCCGCCCGCCAGCCGGTGCTGAAATGGGTGCCGCCGGCGCCGCTGGCGGAGGCCGCGGAGTAG